The nucleotide window CGGTAGTCTGTGGCTTCTCCTTGTGTTTCGACTACAGATAAAAAGTCCACATTAGTAACAATGTTAAATAAAGTTCAACTAATAAGATCGtatcaatcaactttaacaatGAAGGAGTgttgtttttaggatccataactaCAAAGGAAGTAAGCaaggtttttaaaaaatataacggtaatctatttatagaaacaatgtctatttacagaaaccgaataATAATTCCGAATACATAAAATTAAACTTAAAACAGTAATttgtttatagaaacaaaaaaaaaactttaaaaggaAATTAAAGGTATCCTTAAAGAATTAACAACTAactaaatagaaaaaaaaatataattgatAAAACAAACCATATGAACTTCAAGAGATAATCACATAAACTTTCAAAATAAAGCATAAAGACAAAACTTAAAACCAAAGACTATAGATATCaataaacaaacaacaccaagaaaATTGAACTTACCTGTTTTGGTTGACGAACACTCCGAGTTCGATTGTCACAAAAGATTGATGGTTCACCATGAGAAAAAAACCAtaaatcattcagaacatatattattaatttttgaaaaaaaaaccgaACAGAAAGGATAAAATCAACTAATAAGTGGCGCCGAACCGGATGTGATTTCATTTCAAGAAAGATGACCACTTGGTAAAACCACCTGTAACCATCACCAGACTTCTCGGCTCTTATTTTCATAAGGTATTTCCTATGAATCGAAACAAAAAACATAAAAGCTTAAATAAATTATTATCTGTTGAAAAAATGAAAACCAAAGAAACATACCAACAATATAGGATCATCTCCGAATGGGAAATCAaatgttgttgttgatgaaaatcatcctaagaaacataaaacattaacctttgaaaatgaaaaaataaaggtaaaatAATTCAGTTAATTACAAACTCCTATAATTTAGTAAATGAACACAAACCTTTGAACTTTGATTTTCATCACAAAGAACACTTGCTTTCCCTTTCGGTTCAGTTTTTTTTATCCCAATCATCTTTGAACTACATATAAGGGAAAAAATGTTTAACAATCTAATACGAATAGTAattaaatttaacaaaataagaagaaaaaaaacgatgacaaaaataataataattagaaaACAAAttaacatatcaaaaataatgggtcatcttcctcaataagctttaaaatgaAGAACAGTTGATACTCTGATCAATATATATGGAAATTAAATATGAAggctttttaaaaattaaaacggtaaactatttatagaaacaaacttATAATATCGGGAGAAACttctaaaaaaattattaaaaatgaacggtttcaaaaaaatttaaaacctatttatttttagaaacacaataAATATTTCGTAAAAACATATCACACACTAAAAATTTACATAATCTTTAATGGATTCAAAATTAAcacaatataaaatttattacttaatcatgaaaaaagaaaaacagaaataaaaaaccaaaacaaaagaatcattaatacatattaatacaatacaaaatttattagtaaaaaaactaagattttcaaatttcaaaaaatatcatagttagatttgccaaaataataaacaaaataacttaaaaattatagagattaacataaacgatgaaaactatcattataccggatcaaaaaacaccaaaaaacgaTAAAATTAAAC belongs to Helianthus annuus cultivar XRQ/B chromosome 5, HanXRQr2.0-SUNRISE, whole genome shotgun sequence and includes:
- the LOC110939412 gene encoding uncharacterized protein LOC110939412, with the protein product MILYCWKYLMKIRAEKSGDGYRWFYQVVIFLEMKSHPVRRHLLVDFILSVRFFFQKLIIYVLNDLWFFSHGEPSIFCDNRTRSVRQPKQSKHKEKPQTTESHVEEGVAGDSVGDFQLPNFEYIFNDADDYKFDRHIAALIEMEDAKKLFNDCWNTKNDALKETLSATSQCHLDTKGKSKVVCGDETVSPKVYMN